AAAAATTATTTGATCCTGCGAGGGAATTTAGATGACCCTGACTGATGAAGATAAAATCACTATAGAGAAATTTGCGCTTCAAAACGCTGTAAAATATGGGAAGACCCCTCAGCTTGGAGCTGTTATGGGACGTGTAATGGGTTCTTGTCCTCACCTGCGCCCTCTTGCAAAGGATGTTGGGCCTATGATCCAGCAGATACTGGATGAGGTATCAAAAGGCAGCCCTGAGCAGTGGGAGTCTCGCCTTGAGGCAATAGCACCTGAGCTTATCGAGGAGCTTAACACGAAAAAAGTGCCTGATAAAGGGCTCAAGCCTCTTGACGTTGCAGAGGGTGAGACCGTTGTCATGCGTTTTGCACCAAACCCCAATGGTCCTCCTACACTTGGAAGTACCCGTGGTATTGTGGTAAACTCTGAATATGTTAAGAAATATGGTGGCAAGTTCATCATCCGTTTCGATGACACTGATCCGCAGACCAAGCGTCCGATGCTTGAGGCGTATGACTGGTACATCGAGGACTGTACATGGCTTGATGCAAAACCGGACAAGGTGGTCATTGCATCAGACCAGATGGAAGTCTATTACGATTATGCAAGGCAACTCATTGAGATGGGCCATGCCTATGTTTGCTTCTGTGAAGGCGGCGACTTCAAGAAGTTCAAGGATGCCAAGGAACCCTGCCCTCACCGTGGACAGAGCCCGGTGGTGAACCTTGAGCACTGGGATAAGATGCTTGCAGGCGAATATGAGGAAAAGGCTGCAGTGGTCAGAATAAAGACAGATATCAAGCACAAGGACCCTGCACTTCGTGATTATGGTGCTTTCAGGATCGTCAAGACCCCTCACCCACGTCCTGAGGTCGGTGACAAATATGTGGTCTGGCCTTTGCTTGACTTTGAAGGTGCTATTGAGGACCATGAGCTTGGAATGACCCATATTATCAGGGGTAAGGACCTGATGGACAGTGAGAAGCGCCAGGGGTATATCTATAATTATCTCGGCTGGGACTATCCAAAGACCACTCACTGGGGTCGTATCAAGGTGCACGAGTTCGGCAAGTTCAGTACAAGCGGACTCCGACAGGCAATAGAGGAAGGGGAGTATTCCGGGTGGGATGATCCACGCCTGCCAACATTACGTGCACTCCGAAGACGTGGAATCAAGCCTGAAGCGATCCGTAAATTCATGATCGAAATGGGTGTGGGCGAAACCGATGTCAGCATCAGTATGGACACGCTCTATGCAGAGAACAGGAAGATCATTGATCCTATTGCTAACAGGTATTTCTTCGTATGGGACCCTGTTGAACTTGAGATCGAAAATGCGGAAGCCTGTGTTGTGGAACCTTCATTGCATCCTACTGAAGAGAGGGGAAGGCGTAGCATCAATGTCGGATCAAATGTGTTTGTCTGTAATGATGATGTAGGTCCTGTCAAAGAAGGCGATGTGCTGCGTTTGAAAGACCTCTATAATATCGAGGTTACCTCTGTGAGTCCGCTGAAAGGTCGTTGCATTGGAAATTCCATGGAAGATGCCAAAACCAGGAAGATGCGCATAATCCATTGGGCACCTGAAGATAACGTCGCCATAAAAGTGCTGGCACCGCATGGTGAGTTCACAGGCGTTGGCGAGAAGCAGGTTGTTGAAGAGCTTAACAACGTTGTCCAGTTCGAAAGATTCGGCTTCTGCAGGATCGATTCAGTGGATGATAGTGTTGTTGCGTACTTCACCCATAAGTGAAGTTAATTTGGGATCTGGATATTCCTGTAAGGTTGGTTTGACCAACCTTTTCTCTTTTATTTTAGCTATGGATTGGTCAACTGAAAGTGTGTTCTCAAATTGATGGTAGGGGGTCACTTGCTTCATCTTGAGATAAAAATATGTATTCCTGCATGCATGTAAGTTTGCAATGCTGGCTAAAGCTCATCGAAAATGAATATTGTTAAAAAAAGATGTTAACGGTGACCGAAGGAGGCCACCATTATGTTTTAAAAGATCATTCTTCAGCTGTAGGGGTTTCTACAACTTCGGGAGTTTCTTCAACTACCGGAGCTTCTTCAACTACTGGAGCTTCTTCAACTACTGGAGTTGCTACTGCGTGTGGTGGAACGACCTGAACTTCGGTCTTCCTGATCTCTACTCTTCTCAGTGGGTAGATGGTTTTTGATTTCCTGTAGATGTTTGCGGAAAGCTTACCGACAATAGCTTCTTCTACGAACTGCTCAAAGTCGAGTTCTGATGCGCGTTTTGCTACTGTTTCGACCATGACGTCCCTGAGACCTTTGATCTGGCTTGTCCTTGCTCTCTTGACTGTAAAGCAGATAGGTTTGACCCTTATCTTGTAACCATCCTTTGTCTTGACATTAAGATTTGCATCAATTCTGGAAGTCTGGCGCTTTACGATGGAACGAAGGTAATCGGTAGTGATCTCGTGGCCGATAAATCTTGTATTTGCCACATCACCGGTTACGTTATCGATCTCAAGTTTGAGTTTGATATTGTGCTTTGAGAAATCATTGGTGAGTTCACCAACGGTGGTTTCCACAATACGACCGAGCAGTTTCTCCGGGTCGTCAGTTGGGGTTACACCGATGTGGTTGCTACCGATGAACTTTGGTGCCTCGATGTTATACCACTCTTTTGATTTCCACTTATCCAGCTTCCTTTGTACTCTCTTTTTTGCCAAGAAATTCCTCCTTATTATTGTGATAGTTGTTTTTGATCAATAAATTGATCGAATTAAGTTTTGATGTTCGTGATTCTGACCGTTATAATTCCCGTGTGAATGGTTATTAATAGCGGGTCAATACTGTACATGTCTCTATATAAATAAATCGGTACAATGAAAAGGGATATCAGAGGAAATGAATTCCCTCTGGCATTTCACCGACTCTCTTTCTGAACTCCTCTGGCCAGTTTTCGGGATCAAGCCCCTTCTGTGCAAAGAATGCTGATGCCCAGCGCTCAAGTCCCACGCCTGAACATCCTGACCATAGTTCTTCACCTGACTGGGATTTCACATTGAATCCTGATGGGTATTTGTTGCCGTTGATACTGACATTCTGGAACTCAAGCCATTCTCCGTCATCGCCTCTGTAAGGCAGTGGTGCTTCATAGTCAGTGGTACCTGCTTCACCCTGTTCTGAAAGGCCTGTAAGACCTTCCTGTGCCATGAACCATGGGGTTACCCATGCCTTTCTCCATTCAAGGTCAAGGATCTCATTAAAGATGTGCATGTACTTTTCATGCAGTTCCTTTGCAGTTTCCACAACCTGTTCCTTTGTACCCAGCCATACGATCTCCACACGGTGGAACTCATCCACACGCTCCATTCCATGAATTCCTCCGCTTTCATAGCGGTGCGATGTGCCGGACCTGTCAAATACCTTTATCGGGAAGTCCTCTGTAGGGATTGTTTCTCCCTGCAGGTACATCCAGAAAGGAGGACATTGTGCATAGCACAGGCCGCCGATAGGGTCGCCGATCTTCTCTTTGATCAGTGCAGTGGGCACTTCATGTGTGACCTTATAGTGATCAGAGACCTCTTCCCAGAACTCAGGGTCCCTTGTCTTTGGAGGGCAGACGTAGTAGATCTCTGGATATACACCCTTTGCATGTCCGGACTTCTGCCAGACCTCCCATGGGACAAGTTTTGGGAAGATCATTTCCCTGTATCCCAGAGGTCCGAGGAGCTCTTCCATAACGATCCTTTCGAATGTCCTGAACATCTTTGTGGACTGCGGGCCATGTATCCACTGTCCGCGGCTTGCTCCTCGCTTGATCCATCCCTCTTTCATCATTTCCTGTGTAGGATCACCATGGAATGTGTGTTCCTTCTTTTCACTTTCCCAGAGGACCTGCCAGTGTTCTGCTTTGCCGCCGTAATCCTTTGCCCTGACCTTCTCTTCCATGAGGGTCAGTATCCTGTCAGGAATACGGTTCTCAAGTTCGGATTCACCGACCTCAAGCTCAAGGACTATGCCACCTTCCACATTTGTGATGTTGCTTACGTGAGGGATCTTTATATTCTCAAGTTTTTCCTCAGCAGGCATTTCAATGGTGAACTCTTTCACATCAATGCCACGAATACCTATGTGGAACTCTTTCCCAAGCTTTCTTGCAAGGGGTTTCCTGAGGCGTATGATCGCATCATGTGCCCTGACGAACCTTCCTGATTCTATAGAGACCTCGACACTGTTACCAACAATATTCCATTCTGTGATCCTTGCACCTTGTCCTTCTGGTGCTCCTTTTGTAAGGATGGTCTCATTTGCCTCATTGATATACTGGGCAATAATATCTTTTGCGTCGGTCGGGTCGGCGCTGGTTTTGAATGCTCCTTTCAGGTTGAATTTAAGTTCCATACGTTATTCCTCTTGAAACTGGCCTTATATTGTGTCAACAGGCTCTTAAGTTTCATTTATGGTCATGATCGAATTAATTGTATTTATTGCATTTATTGCATTTATTGCTAAAGCAAACAGTTATGAAATAGGCTCCAGATTTAATAATTTTTCCAATAAAAAGCAGTTGTAATTATGATAACGTCACTTTAAAGTGCCGATCTGCCAGAAATATGTTGGAGGCGAAGACATCGCCTTTGTATAGATCACTTTTTCAATTCATGAGAACAAATGCCTGTTCTCATCAATGAACCTATGCTGGTCATCTGTTCTTGATCTTGTATAGATCAATGCGGCCGGGTGGAATATCTTAAGCACATCCCGTCCTTCGAATTCCTCGACAGATCCCCATTCCATCTTATGTCCATTAAGGAAGGCTTTTTCAGCAGTATTGCCAAGGAGGATTATCAATTTCGGGTCAAGCAGTTCTATCTGCCTTTTCAGGAATGGTTTGCAGGCTTCAAGCTCTTTCTTGTTAGGATTACGATTCTTTGGCGGTCTGCATTTGATAGTATTGATGACTGCCCAATCGCTATCCTCAAGCCCGGCATAGTCGATAAGTTCATCCAGTATCTTTCCTGCACGTCCGCAAAAAGGCACTCCGGTCTCATCCTCATTCTTTCCCGGGGCTTCCCCGATAAATAGTACTTTAGGTTTCTCCGATCCCTTGCGTATGACCTTATTTATAACCGTGTCAGAAAGAGGGCATGCAGTACATTCGAAGATATACTTTTCAACAACTTCAAGTGTTTTCCATTCAGAGGTCATCTTTCTCCTCCACTTCCTTTATGATATCCTCGGAGATCTTTGCGTTCATGAGCAGATCATCCACAGTCGCGATCATGGATGATATCTTCTCTGTTCTGATGGTTATGGATACCTGATCTTCTTCTATCATTGTTTCCATGTTGGTAAGATTGTCTGGTTTTAGTGAAAGTGCAATTTTCCTGGCAACATCAGTTGCATCCGGGCTGTTGAACCTGATCGTCGTGGATATCTTCATAATTTCACATCAGTTCAGCTGTTCTCCGACAATGTCATCGACAAGTGCAATGAATTCCTCTGTTCTTCCCAGTGGTATGGATGCACCGGAAGCTACACTGTGACCCCCTCCATCTCCGCCAACAGATGATGCAGCAGTCCGCATTGCATAAGCAAGGTCAAGTCCTTTCTCAACCAGTTCCCGGGTCCCTCTTCCGGATATCTTGATAACACCTTCTACCTCATTAATGGCAATGAAGGGCATATCAGGATGGACATATCTTATAATTGTACTCGCTACCATTCCTGTGGATTCAAGTTCCTTACCACTCAGGTAGTAGATGTTCTCACCTTTTTGCAACAGCTCTTCTGCTTTCTTAATATCGGCGATGATGGCCTTCTGGCTTTTAAGGGTAATATCCTGTGCTTCTTCAAGTGCAGACTCGTCCTTCATACAAAGTGAAATGGCAAGTCCGGGGACTTTCTGTTTGCCACAGGTGTTCATGATAGCTACAAGATCGTAGGCATTCTTGACAACTTCTCTGTTCAGTATATATACATCACCGATAGCAGCTTCAATAGCTTCAGGGCTGGCGGATTTCGTAAGTTTTAATGCAATTGTGGAAGTTAGCTTCTGCAACTGTTCCGTATCGAGTGAGTTAATATTGCCGTGTATGTCAAGCATCTCCAGGAACTGGTCGATCTTCTCACGTTCGCCTGTAAGGTCAAGGTATGGCTCCGGCGTGTTCTCCAGTATGGCAGCAACATCGCCACTGCCCACTTTCAGTCCCTTTTTGACAGAAACGATGCCTGCTTCAACAGCTTCATCCAGTATTACCTTATTTGCGGTCTCGAAAAGCTGTTTATCTCCAACAGCACCTGCGACAGCAAGTCCTGCAAGGTCAATATTTTCTTCATCCAGAGCCTTTGCAACAAGGTATGTTGTAGTGGCGGCACACAGGTGTACTGCTCCGTCAATTCCGACCATATGTGGATTGATCATGGCTTTAGCAGGTGAATCTCCGACTGGCTTGTGGTGATCTATCACGATCACATCCTGTTCGACCTTTTCGATTATCTCTGACTGCCCGCTACCCATATCGCAGAATATCACAATATCCTCATCAGAAGTAGTTTCATTGACCATCTCTGCCACACTTTCGTCCAGGCGGCCAATGATCGTCAGATGGTATGGTATCCCTTTCCTGAGCAGTGCCTGACAGATGATCGCAGCTGAAGATATGCCGTCGGCATCATTATGGGAGATGACCCGTGCATGTTCATACTCTTCAATGATGGCAGCTATCTGTTTTGCAAGTTCTATTAAATTCTGCATTTCTATCAATCAGATCACCGTGTATTAATGTAAAAATGGTTCTTTATCATCTGACAACTTCTCCGGGTTTCGTAAAACTTCCACTTTTCATAACCGTTCCTACGTTTATGCTGGTGTTTATCCCTGTGTGGACGTCGTCGCCCATTATAACGCCAAGCTTCCTTCTTCCGGAATCTGTCCTCTTTCCTTTGATATTGACCATTATGTTCTTGCCATCATGTCTAAGGTTAGCAACTTTTGTTCCGGCACCGAAATTGCACTTTCGTCCTATAATACTATCCCCTATGTAGGACAGGTGTCCGATCTTTGTATCATCCATGATGATACTGTTCTTAACTTCAACGGCATTCCCTATATGAACCCTGTTTCCGATAGTTGTTGAAGGGCGTATGAAACAATTAGGTCCGATATCGCAATCTTTTCCTATTACTACAGGTCCGATTATATACGCTCCATTGCGTATGAGGGTTCCTTCTCCTACGCTCACATCGCCTATCAGGGTGGCATTCGGTTCTACAATGCCTGATCTAGCTGGCTGCATCTCTTCTAATAGAATTGCATTAGCATCGAGGAGGTCCCATGGTCTTCCGATGTCTATCCATTCTTCTTCCAGGACCTCATAACCAACATTGGCATCGCTGTCTATCAACATCTGAAGTGAATCAGTGATCTCGTATTCTTCCCTTGGTGATAATGGGGTCTTTTCGATAAGTTCAAAAATGGTTTCCCTGAAAAGGTATATTCCTGCATTTGCAAGGTTTGTTGGTGGTATCTCTGGTTTTTCGATTATTCTGGAAACTTTGTTCCCATTGGTCTCAATAACACCGAAATCTGAAGCATTGTTCACATGTTTTACGGTAATTATCGCATCAGCTTCTCCTTCGATCATCCTTTTGATATGTGATGAACTGACAAGAACATCTCCGTTGAGTACGATAAACCTGTCTTTAACATACCCTTTTGCACAGGCAATTGCATTGGCCGTGCCAAGTTGTTCTTCCTGGTGAATGTAGTCAATAGTAACGCCTTGTCTTTCTCCGTTACCAAAGTATTCTCTGATGCTTTCCTCATGGTAACCTGTGATGAACACAAATCCTTCAATACCTGCTTCTATCGCTGCATCAACTATATGTTCAAGCATCGGTTTGTTGGCTATCGGAAGCATGACCTTTGGAAGTGCTGATGTCAATGGCCTCATCCGGGTACCTTCTCCGGCTGCAAGTACTACAGCTTTCATGCCACGCCTCTTTTGACAATATTCTCCGCCATGTCGTATAGTTTATCCGCACCTTCTCTGGCTTCTGCGGTAATGCGTATCTTGGGTTCAGTTCCGGATGGTCTTACAAGTACCCATCCTTCTTCCATATCTACGCGTATCCCGTCGATATCCATTATTTCTCCGGAAGGTCCGAGCTCAGAACGTACTAGTGCCATTGCAGAATCCTTTTTATCATTGTCACATTTGACCGTTCCGCGGCGCGTTGGATAGTGTGGAAGTTCACCCTTTAGCTCTGATAGCATTTTTTCCTGAATAAGTTCCATCACCTTTGCAGCCGCATAGATCCCGTCGGGACAATATGATATTGCAGGGAATATCCAGCTTCCGGATGGCTCTCCTCCGAAATCCGCTTTTGATCTCTTTATCTCTTCAGCAACATAGACATCTCCAACTTTTGTACGGACAACCGTTGAATCCGGCAGGGCATC
This genomic stretch from Methanococcoides sp. AM1 harbors:
- the glmU gene encoding bifunctional sugar-1-phosphate nucleotidylyltransferase/acetyltransferase codes for the protein MKAVVLAAGEGTRMRPLTSALPKVMLPIANKPMLEHIVDAAIEAGIEGFVFITGYHEESIREYFGNGERQGVTIDYIHQEEQLGTANAIACAKGYVKDRFIVLNGDVLVSSSHIKRMIEGEADAIITVKHVNNASDFGVIETNGNKVSRIIEKPEIPPTNLANAGIYLFRETIFELIEKTPLSPREEYEITDSLQMLIDSDANVGYEVLEEEWIDIGRPWDLLDANAILLEEMQPARSGIVEPNATLIGDVSVGEGTLIRNGAYIIGPVVIGKDCDIGPNCFIRPSTTIGNRVHIGNAVEVKNSIIMDDTKIGHLSYIGDSIIGRKCNFGAGTKVANLRHDGKNIMVNIKGKRTDSGRRKLGVIMGDDVHTGINTSINVGTVMKSGSFTKPGEVVR
- a CDS encoding 30S ribosomal protein S3ae — protein: MAKKRVQRKLDKWKSKEWYNIEAPKFIGSNHIGVTPTDDPEKLLGRIVETTVGELTNDFSKHNIKLKLEIDNVTGDVANTRFIGHEITTDYLRSIVKRQTSRIDANLNVKTKDGYKIRVKPICFTVKRARTSQIKGLRDVMVETVAKRASELDFEQFVEEAIVGKLSANIYRKSKTIYPLRRVEIRKTEVQVVPPHAVATPVVEEAPVVEEAPVVEETPEVVETPTAEE
- a CDS encoding uracil-DNA glycosylase → MTSEWKTLEVVEKYIFECTACPLSDTVINKVIRKGSEKPKVLFIGEAPGKNEDETGVPFCGRAGKILDELIDYAGLEDSDWAVINTIKCRPPKNRNPNKKELEACKPFLKRQIELLDPKLIILLGNTAEKAFLNGHKMEWGSVEEFEGRDVLKIFHPAALIYTRSRTDDQHRFIDENRHLFS
- a CDS encoding glutamate--tRNA ligase, with the translated sequence MTLTDEDKITIEKFALQNAVKYGKTPQLGAVMGRVMGSCPHLRPLAKDVGPMIQQILDEVSKGSPEQWESRLEAIAPELIEELNTKKVPDKGLKPLDVAEGETVVMRFAPNPNGPPTLGSTRGIVVNSEYVKKYGGKFIIRFDDTDPQTKRPMLEAYDWYIEDCTWLDAKPDKVVIASDQMEVYYDYARQLIEMGHAYVCFCEGGDFKKFKDAKEPCPHRGQSPVVNLEHWDKMLAGEYEEKAAVVRIKTDIKHKDPALRDYGAFRIVKTPHPRPEVGDKYVVWPLLDFEGAIEDHELGMTHIIRGKDLMDSEKRQGYIYNYLGWDYPKTTHWGRIKVHEFGKFSTSGLRQAIEEGEYSGWDDPRLPTLRALRRRGIKPEAIRKFMIEMGVGETDVSISMDTLYAENRKIIDPIANRYFFVWDPVELEIENAEACVVEPSLHPTEERGRRSINVGSNVFVCNDDVGPVKEGDVLRLKDLYNIEVTSVSPLKGRCIGNSMEDAKTRKMRIIHWAPEDNVAIKVLAPHGEFTGVGEKQVVEELNNVVQFERFGFCRIDSVDDSVVAYFTHK
- a CDS encoding serine--tRNA ligase produces the protein MELKFNLKGAFKTSADPTDAKDIIAQYINEANETILTKGAPEGQGARITEWNIVGNSVEVSIESGRFVRAHDAIIRLRKPLARKLGKEFHIGIRGIDVKEFTIEMPAEEKLENIKIPHVSNITNVEGGIVLELEVGESELENRIPDRILTLMEEKVRAKDYGGKAEHWQVLWESEKKEHTFHGDPTQEMMKEGWIKRGASRGQWIHGPQSTKMFRTFERIVMEELLGPLGYREMIFPKLVPWEVWQKSGHAKGVYPEIYYVCPPKTRDPEFWEEVSDHYKVTHEVPTALIKEKIGDPIGGLCYAQCPPFWMYLQGETIPTEDFPIKVFDRSGTSHRYESGGIHGMERVDEFHRVEIVWLGTKEQVVETAKELHEKYMHIFNEILDLEWRKAWVTPWFMAQEGLTGLSEQGEAGTTDYEAPLPYRGDDGEWLEFQNVSINGNKYPSGFNVKSQSGEELWSGCSGVGLERWASAFFAQKGLDPENWPEEFRKRVGEMPEGIHFL
- a CDS encoding KEOPS complex subunit Pcc1 → MKISTTIRFNSPDATDVARKIALSLKPDNLTNMETMIEEDQVSITIRTEKISSMIATVDDLLMNAKISEDIIKEVEEKDDL
- a CDS encoding DHHA1 domain-containing protein gives rise to the protein MIEMQNLIELAKQIAAIIEEYEHARVISHNDADGISSAAIICQALLRKGIPYHLTIIGRLDESVAEMVNETTSDEDIVIFCDMGSGQSEIIEKVEQDVIVIDHHKPVGDSPAKAMINPHMVGIDGAVHLCAATTTYLVAKALDEENIDLAGLAVAGAVGDKQLFETANKVILDEAVEAGIVSVKKGLKVGSGDVAAILENTPEPYLDLTGEREKIDQFLEMLDIHGNINSLDTEQLQKLTSTIALKLTKSASPEAIEAAIGDVYILNREVVKNAYDLVAIMNTCGKQKVPGLAISLCMKDESALEEAQDITLKSQKAIIADIKKAEELLQKGENIYYLSGKELESTGMVASTIIRYVHPDMPFIAINEVEGVIKISGRGTRELVEKGLDLAYAMRTAASSVGGDGGGHSVASGASIPLGRTEEFIALVDDIVGEQLN